From Betaproteobacteria bacterium:
GGCCCCGACGACCCGCAATCCACATTCCCCCTGAGTCAGCAGAGGCATGCAGCTTGCGGGATCAAACTTGCAACCCTGATATGCAGAGGAGAAGACCCCATGGCAAACATCGAGAAATCGATCGAAGTGAAAGTGCCGGTCCATACCGCATACAACCAATGGACCCAGTTCGAGGAGTTTCCGCGCTTCATGGAAGGTGTCGAGGAAGTCCGCCAGCTCGACGATTCGCACCTGCATTGGCGCGCCAAGGTCGGCGGCAAGGAGGAGCAGTGGGATGCAGTAATTACCGAGCAGATTCCCGACGAGCGCATCGCGTGGAAGAACGTCACCGGAGCACGCAACGCCGGTGTGGTTACCTTCCACAAGCTCGACCCGCAGACCACCAAGCTCATGCTGCAGCTCGACTACGAGCCCATGGGTGCGATGGAGAACATCGGCTCTGCGCTCGGTATGGTGGGGCGCAAGGTGGAAGGTGATCTGGAGCGGTTCAAGGAGTTCATCGAGTCGCGCGGCGCCGAGACCGGTGCATGGCGCGGCGAGGTGCGTCAGCAGCACTGATCACACACAGTGGCCGCGTCATGTTGCGGCCCTAGCAGTTGAAAGCGCGGCGGTCCCCTTGGGCTGCCGCGCTTTTCGTGTCCGCACCCGATGCGACGATAGGTGCGTGGAACTCAAATGCCTGAGGTTCGATCGCGGCCTCCGCGCTGTCCGCTAAGCCAAGCGATATGACGAGCGCGACGAGCCGGGCTGCGTCGATGGTACGATTCGCGCGAGACAGCACGCGGAAGCAGACATCTACGCATTGCAGCGGCAACTTGGCAGGGAGGAGCCTGATATGCGTCCCCGATTCGCCTACGTAGGTGGCTTCACGACCGAAAAGCG
This genomic window contains:
- a CDS encoding cyclase gives rise to the protein MANIEKSIEVKVPVHTAYNQWTQFEEFPRFMEGVEEVRQLDDSHLHWRAKVGGKEEQWDAVITEQIPDERIAWKNVTGARNAGVVTFHKLDPQTTKLMLQLDYEPMGAMENIGSALGMVGRKVEGDLERFKEFIESRGAETGAWRGEVRQQH